The Arachis ipaensis cultivar K30076 chromosome B05, Araip1.1, whole genome shotgun sequence nucleotide sequence CCGCCTCTGGGTCCGTCACCGTCAAGGCTGGTCGCGggtagaaaaaggagaagagatcTCCGTTGCCGCTGAGCCAAACGCAAGAGAGAGAAGGAGCCCGTGGGAGAGGAGCTTGTTGCCGCCGCTGCCATGGCTTCCTTGCCGTCGCCGTGGTTAGGTAGTCACCGGAGGGAGCCGTCGTTGTCAGCGCCGCCATCGGGGTTACCGCCGCTTCTGCCGCCGGAGAACACCTCTGCCGGCACCGAGATCTACCGCTGGTAAGGTTTTAAGTTGGTTTTTGTTTCCTTTGAATTTCCGGGAGCTCAATCATCGCTGTATGTTTGTTTCAGTCGCCGTTGCCGGAGTTCTGATCGCCGCT carries:
- the LOC110271758 gene encoding uncharacterized protein LOC110271758 isoform X2, with the translated sequence MASLPSPWLGSHRREPSLSAPPSGLPPLLPPENTSAGTEIYRCRRCRSSDRRFRSRWLPELPPNRFSDRRCFIFLVRVVF